The DNA window tgattctgttgtctcGTTCTCACgtctccctgcacttagtaagcgctcaataaatagcattgcttgGTCACGCTCGGCAGGGTTTCCGTGTGGACGTGGTGCAGATGGAGGAGGACTCCTTGGAGTTCGACATGGTGGGAATCGACGCGGCCATTGCCAACGCTTTCCGGCGTATCCTGCTGGCCGAGGTTTGGATCGCCTTTCTCGTCGTCGCCTGTGGGTCGGGTGCtaaatccccccacccctcccgacaTACCCCGAGTGTGAGCTCTCACGTCCGAAGCATCCGGCGGAAAGAGTTCGGCCCTGGGGGCcggaggaccttggttctcatcccggctccgccgcttgtctgttgtgtgaccttggacgagtcacttcacttctctgggcttcagttccctcatcagcaccATGGGAACTCAGTgactcagtacccgttctccttgTATTAAAACTGCCAGCCCCGGGTGGTACCTGcgtatcttgtatctgtcccagcacttaattcagtgcttatcacatagtaagaacttaacaaatacgtcAGTTGCTATCTGCTTTTCTTCCATGGCAATGGGCTCCCTTCCTCCAAGCCCCCTCCCTTCTACACTTCTTGTGCTTGTGCTTTCTTCTCTCCCCGCTGTATACAGGCCCCACCTGGGTGGagcgtgtctattatattgtcatagtgtactctcccaagcgcttagtaccgtgctctgcacgcagtaagcgctcaataaatatagattGATTGGAGTGGGgtcggggcagggcctggggcctTTCAGCGTCAGTGTCTCTCCACCCAGGTGCCCACCATGGCTGTAGAGAAGGTCTTTGTGTACAACAACACATCGATCATGCAGGATGAGGTCCTGGCCCATCGCTTGGGGCTCATCCCAATCACTGCTGACCCCCGCCTCTTCGAGTACCGCAATCAAGGTGAGTGGTTGCcgagggggcaggaaggaagcTCAGGGGCCCGGTGGGATTTACAGAGCtgggtgcaggacattgtactaactgctggggaaagtacagccgAAGCATGAGCTCTGtctgtggcccggtggaaagagcaccggcctgggaacccTCGGACTCCCTGGGCTCTGTCACTCaccggctgtatgaccttagacgagtcacttaactcctctctgcctcagctctctcatctgcaaaatgggggtctcAGTACCTCATCCTTGGGTTGTGaggctgattatcttgcgtctacttcAGCATTACCATgttccaaatactgtactaagcgcttaacagacgccacagttattatgtatttcctgcccagaaggagtgtACGCTCTAATGGTGATGAAAGTCAAAGgttgaaaagagaggaaaagagattgaGACTCATGTAATCTGATGGAGCCATCCCGTTGTGGATGGTCTTACCCGCCCGAGGGTCTTGTGTGCTGCTGCACTTAAAATTGTCCTTGGACCCCTCAGTGACTGGCCCATCCAGTGACTCCCTGTAGCTGGTACAAGATTGGGAccttcccaactctcccctcGTGGTCCAGCTTGTCTCCCCGAAGCCCGAGTCCCCTGCCAAGTCTGCGATGCTGTTTCTTGCCTCCGCAACGGAACTGCCTCTCCGCTCCCGTTCCTGTCCATTTTATCCCTCCGCTCCGTCCGATCTCAGCCGGAGACACTTGCTCTGAGCACCCTGTGGCTCCCTCCTTTCTTTAAGACTCTCTTACCCCTCTCCGTAGGTTGTGGGATGGGCGGAAGAGGGGGTTGTACTTGTCTAGACCCTCCAGCAGGCTGGCGGTCTCTAATGGGGATCGCAGGGCCCTAGTACCCCGTGCCCATAACCAAGGCATTGGGATGATGACCCCGGATCACTCTGCTCTGTGCACAGGGGATGAGGAGGGCACAGAGATAGACACGCTACAGTTTCAGTTGAAGGTCAAGTGTACTTGGAATCCCAGTGCGGCCAAGGACTCCTCTGATCCCAACCAACTCTACCTTAATCACAAAGGTGAGTGGGGGTCAGGTGTCGGGGAGGGCTCTCCTTAGGGACCGGCATTTTAGATGGGCTTTGAGGCTGGGCGAAGGCATAGGCTGGTGGGCTTTCGGCGGACGGGGATGTAGGTTCCAGACCTGAGCGAAGGGCAGTTAGGAGGTGAGCTGGGGAGTATCGGGATAAGAGAGCCCTTTTGCAAAGGTGGTGATCCTCGAAGCCAAACCGAGGCATCTCTGCTCcatgaggagggagttggggagtccTTGGAGGTGCTGGGGGATTGGGGCgccgggggtggggcaggggtcagTCTTTTGGGGCTCGACTCGATTCTTTCCACCTCCTCTGCAGTGTACACAAAGCACATGACCTGGGTGCCCCTGGGAAACCAGGCAGACCTCTTCCCCGAAGGCGCCATCCGCCCCGTGCACGACGACATCCTCATCACCCAGCTGCGCCCCGGCCAGGAGCTGGATCTGCTCATGCACTACGTCAAGGGCGTTGGTGAGGGCCCCGGCTCCCGGCAGAAggtggcaagggaggaggagcgggaacgAGAGCAGATGGAGTcggggtgggagaagggtggtGGGACACCTCCCTGGCATTTGTAGAAGGACGTGGGCGTGTGCTTCGGGAGCCACCTGAGCTCCAGGCGTGCCGGTTGAGAACTTGGACCAGAGTTTGAAACCATCCGTGCACGCAAGAGAAACCACCGGGGGAAGAATGAAGAGGCCCACAGGGTGACTGGGGCCGAGGAGCCGGGAGGCAGAGACTCTGGGCTTGGGCCTGGGGCTGGACGAGGCCTGACCCGGTGCTCTGCGTGTCAGCgccgcccttctcccctcccaggcaAAGATCATGCTAAATTCTCCCCCGTGGACACCGTCAGCTACCGGCTACTTCCCGACATCACCTTGCTGCAGccggtggagggggagatggctGAAAAGCTGAAGGACTGCTTTTCGCCTGGGGTCATCCAAATCCAGGAGATCAAAGGTAGGTGGTGTTGGGCCGCTCCCTCGTCCCCcagagctgggagccagaggtcccggGGCATTCGTTGagtgctatttagtgagcgcttcctaggtgcacgGCGCtgccctactaagtgcttgggagagtatagggtcACCTGACAGCAGCACAGGGCGGGACCACAAGCAAATGTGGGCCCGTCGGGGTCCTGCGGGACTGTCCCGTGAGGGTCCGGGGGGCAGGGTGCTGAGGCTGGGGTCCCATCAGTGGGCCACTGGAGATCTGCCGCAGCGACGGGCTGCCCGCCAAACCGTTGCCCCGCCTCGCCATCCCCTCTCAAAAGCCGAGCGGGGGGGAATGGGCGAGGGGAGCCCGTGGCCGTC is part of the Ornithorhynchus anatinus isolate Pmale09 chromosome 19, mOrnAna1.pri.v4, whole genome shotgun sequence genome and encodes:
- the POLR1C gene encoding DNA-directed RNA polymerases I and III subunit RPAC1; the encoded protein is MAAAEAVREMRSRVVLGEFGVRNVHTTDFPGNYAGFDDAWDQSRFEQGFRVDVVQMEEDSLEFDMVGIDAAIANAFRRILLAEVPTMAVEKVFVYNNTSIMQDEVLAHRLGLIPITADPRLFEYRNQGDEEGTEIDTLQFQLKVKCTWNPSAAKDSSDPNQLYLNHKVYTKHMTWVPLGNQADLFPEGAIRPVHDDILITQLRPGQELDLLMHYVKGVGKDHAKFSPVDTVSYRLLPDITLLQPVEGEMAEKLKDCFSPGVIQIQEIKGKKVAVVANPRLETFSREVFRHDELKKLVRLARVRDHYIFSVESTGVLPPDVLVSEAIKILMGKCRRFLDELDTIQMD